The following proteins are co-located in the Candidatus Nanosynbacter sp. HMT-352 genome:
- a CDS encoding glycosyltransferase: MDIEIPLGKRTKKYRFLEMLPGLLSYGAIVLLIVLSILSPVLASIYLLSIILAAFVKAIAISYRVISGYSNMEKASRVDWNGRLSDLEDPKEAYSRLRDNQSKELLYQQHVDNLRFMSAAEDGYYPKPSNIYNALIMPAYNESIEVIEPALKSVLDTTYDKKRLIVVFAYEERGGVDIDTTAKILKKKYGKYFHSFHIVKHPKDLPNEVVGKGGNITYAGKWLEQYLQQEEIAFSDVIVTTMDCDNKPHKYYFDYVTYEYITHEDRKHLSFQPICLFTNNIWDVPAPMRVVATGNSFWNIISSMRPYSLRNFASHSQPMNALVEMNFWSTRTIVEDGHQYWRSYFYFDGNYEVVPIFVPIYQDAVLSNGYKKTLKAQFVQLRRWSYGASDVAYVGNNVFNKNRTVKFWPSLARFIRLLDGHVTQACIALIVAFGGWAPLVLNSEAARSVAAHQLPDTVSLIQQIAMVGILVSIFVSFKLLPSRPERYKKSRNILMVLQWALMPVIAIVYSSMASYNAQTHLLLGKYLDKFDVTEKTTVEMNDQSRAQNKKKRGDRDASSSEE, from the coding sequence ATGGACATTGAAATCCCACTTGGTAAACGAACAAAAAAATATCGTTTTCTTGAGATGCTTCCTGGATTATTAAGCTACGGGGCTATTGTTCTTTTGATCGTTTTGTCTATTTTAAGTCCTGTTCTGGCGTCAATTTATTTACTGTCTATAATCCTGGCCGCGTTTGTGAAGGCCATAGCAATTAGCTATAGGGTAATTAGTGGTTATAGTAATATGGAAAAAGCGTCGAGAGTCGACTGGAATGGTCGATTGTCTGATTTGGAAGATCCGAAAGAAGCATACTCTAGACTGAGAGATAATCAATCTAAGGAGTTGTTATATCAACAACATGTAGACAATCTAAGATTTATGTCTGCTGCGGAAGATGGGTACTATCCTAAACCTAGTAATATTTACAACGCTCTTATTATGCCTGCATACAACGAGAGTATAGAAGTGATTGAGCCTGCTCTTAAGTCGGTTTTAGATACTACATACGACAAGAAGCGTCTAATTGTAGTTTTTGCGTACGAAGAGCGTGGTGGTGTTGATATTGATACAACAGCTAAAATACTGAAAAAGAAATATGGTAAGTACTTTCATTCTTTCCATATTGTAAAACATCCAAAAGACCTGCCAAATGAAGTGGTTGGTAAGGGTGGAAATATCACGTATGCAGGCAAGTGGCTGGAGCAATATTTACAACAGGAAGAAATAGCCTTTTCTGATGTTATTGTTACAACGATGGATTGTGATAATAAGCCGCATAAGTATTACTTTGATTATGTGACATATGAGTATATTACTCATGAAGACAGAAAACATTTATCGTTCCAGCCCATATGCTTGTTTACTAATAATATATGGGATGTTCCCGCGCCAATGCGAGTAGTGGCAACAGGGAACTCATTTTGGAATATTATCAGCTCCATGCGCCCATATTCTCTGCGTAACTTTGCGTCACATTCGCAACCAATGAATGCTCTCGTTGAGATGAACTTTTGGAGTACGCGAACAATTGTTGAAGATGGCCACCAGTACTGGAGAAGCTATTTCTATTTTGATGGTAATTATGAAGTTGTGCCGATTTTTGTGCCGATTTATCAGGATGCGGTATTGTCTAATGGATATAAAAAGACGCTGAAGGCTCAGTTTGTTCAGTTGCGTCGTTGGAGCTACGGAGCTTCAGATGTGGCATACGTTGGTAATAACGTATTCAATAAAAATAGAACAGTAAAATTTTGGCCTAGTCTAGCCAGGTTTATAAGGTTGTTAGATGGACATGTAACGCAGGCCTGTATTGCCCTAATTGTTGCTTTTGGCGGGTGGGCGCCGCTTGTGCTGAATAGTGAGGCTGCTCGTAGTGTTGCCGCACATCAACTGCCGGATACGGTTAGCTTAATACAACAGATAGCTATGGTGGGTATTCTGGTTTCAATTTTCGTATCATTTAAACTTCTGCCTTCGCGCCCAGAAAGATATAAAAAGAGTAGGAATATATTAATGGTCCTGCAATGGGCTTTGATGCCTGTAATTGCTATAGTATACAGTTCAATGGCCTCGTATAATGCCCAGACTCATCTTTTGCTTGGTAAATATCTTGATAAGTTTGACGTGACAGAGAAGACTACTGTAGAGATGAATGATCAGAGTCGTGCTCAGAATAAGAAAAAGAGGGGCGACCGCGACGCTTCTTCCTCTGAGGAGTAA
- a CDS encoding NrdR family transcriptional regulator — translation MRRFLFLHSTFPLDFFIVVCQYIDMICIKCFHEKTHVTNSRQNKKYPITWRRHICDQCGYSFTTYEKPAISLVVTSQDGKKNNFSIGKLILSIARSFNHNEKLAGSYSHDLANTIQDKLIHLHNKPAISSQHIAEITHSTLQNFDQIAALQYAAQHDLITPQRKKRRGRPSFSYSEHDSDHSSLQ, via the coding sequence ATGAGGCGATTTTTATTTTTACACAGCACTTTTCCACTGGATTTTTTTATAGTTGTATGTCAATATATTGATATGATATGCATAAAATGTTTTCACGAAAAAACCCACGTAACAAATTCTCGTCAAAATAAAAAATACCCAATAACCTGGCGTAGACATATATGCGACCAATGCGGTTATTCTTTTACAACCTACGAAAAGCCTGCGATTTCCCTCGTTGTCACATCACAAGATGGCAAGAAAAATAATTTTTCTATAGGAAAGTTGATACTTAGTATTGCGCGAAGTTTTAATCATAACGAGAAATTAGCAGGCTCATATAGCCATGACTTGGCCAATACTATACAAGATAAATTAATACATCTACACAACAAACCCGCGATATCATCGCAACACATCGCCGAAATAACCCACTCAACATTACAGAATTTCGACCAAATAGCCGCACTGCAATACGCAGCACAACATGATCTTATTACTCCTCAGAGGAAGAAGCGTCGCGGTCGCCCCTCTTTTTCTTATTCTGAGCACGACTCTGATCATTCATCTCTACAGTAG
- a CDS encoding tyrosine-type recombinase/integrase: MKISEAFKLYICDYVLRAGKSINTESSYLNISKSLISFFGDVDIESLSFSDFRDWHNFVSSRWRSNTVRNAISCIRMVLKMTARRGFNVMDYEELVVPKREKYVIQYLLPEEIEDFISVASRQCRGYGSMNRLRNIAILRLLAASGIRVSELVSLNRNSIRHRKFTVIGKSKNPRVVFIDEATEDAINNYLACRTDDNSALFISHQGARSRLTTGGVRRIFESICDNSDFINVTPHTIRHSFATMLLDKGIELCYISDLLGHQSLDTTRIYTHYTNTKLQHIYDSVMA, from the coding sequence ATGAAGATATCTGAAGCTTTTAAGCTTTATATTTGCGATTATGTATTAAGAGCTGGTAAGTCTATTAATACTGAATCTAGCTATTTAAATATCAGTAAGTCCTTGATTTCATTTTTTGGAGATGTAGACATTGAAAGTTTATCTTTTTCGGATTTTAGAGATTGGCACAACTTTGTTTCATCTCGATGGAGATCTAATACCGTTCGTAATGCTATCTCTTGCATTCGTATGGTTTTAAAGATGACTGCAAGGAGAGGATTCAATGTTATGGATTATGAAGAGTTAGTTGTTCCTAAGCGTGAGAAGTATGTTATTCAATACTTATTACCAGAGGAGATTGAGGATTTTATTTCTGTTGCCTCTCGTCAATGTAGAGGATATGGATCTATGAATCGATTGCGCAACATTGCAATATTGCGTTTGTTGGCCGCATCGGGTATTCGTGTTTCTGAATTAGTATCCTTGAATCGCAACAGTATTCGTCATCGTAAATTTACGGTTATTGGAAAGAGTAAGAATCCTCGTGTCGTTTTTATTGATGAAGCTACTGAAGACGCTATAAATAATTATTTAGCTTGTCGCACTGACGACAACTCTGCCCTTTTTATTTCTCATCAAGGCGCTCGATCTCGTCTTACTACTGGCGGTGTTCGTCGTATATTTGAATCTATTTGCGATAATTCAGACTTTATTAATGTGACTCCCCACACCATTCGCCATTCGTTTGCTACAATGCTTTTAGATAAAGGTATTGAATTATGCTATATTTCGGATTTACTGGGCCATCAGAGCTTAGATACGACGCGTATTTATACACACTATACGAATACAAAATTACAACATATTTATGATTCAGTTATGGCTTAA
- a CDS encoding rolling circle replication-associated protein, with protein sequence MNQSLTVIEHITKEYPNNMYKVTIFNNPLVIPRPRLGHKPNRNSEKPSDKAIEESLRRTRTTIFDYALSNNFSYFVTFTFNPKKVDRYSIESTSNIMKYWLNRQKKHSPNFAYVIVPEFHKDGAIHFHALIRDYNAELKSTNVFQNGKRVYNLTGFTAGFTNAQKLDDDQTKAAAYLTKYITKDMINRFNKRRYWASKNLYKPVKRYESLSELGLDSYIFDDNLVFSSDKYDISVYQFKRDSAIDSIYDLLIDRDVPTSSSVIPVSVRLRQASLPTIFKQTRPLPP encoded by the coding sequence ATGAATCAATCTTTAACTGTAATTGAACACATTACAAAGGAATACCCTAATAATATGTATAAAGTCACTATTTTTAACAATCCCTTAGTTATTCCACGACCCAGATTGGGTCATAAGCCTAACAGAAATTCGGAGAAGCCATCAGATAAAGCTATTGAAGAGTCACTTCGTCGTACTCGTACTACTATTTTCGATTATGCTTTATCTAATAATTTTTCCTATTTTGTTACTTTTACTTTCAATCCTAAGAAGGTTGATAGATATTCTATAGAGTCTACATCGAATATTATGAAGTACTGGCTCAATCGTCAGAAGAAGCACTCTCCTAATTTTGCATACGTGATTGTTCCCGAATTCCATAAAGACGGTGCTATCCACTTTCACGCTTTGATTCGTGATTATAATGCCGAATTGAAGTCTACTAATGTTTTTCAGAATGGTAAACGCGTCTATAACCTTACAGGTTTTACTGCTGGTTTTACTAACGCTCAGAAGCTTGATGATGATCAAACTAAGGCTGCAGCGTATCTTACTAAGTATATTACTAAGGATATGATCAATCGATTCAATAAACGTCGCTACTGGGCCTCTAAGAATCTATACAAGCCCGTAAAGCGTTATGAATCATTATCTGAATTAGGGTTGGATTCGTATATTTTTGATGATAATTTAGTTTTTTCTTCTGATAAGTATGATATATCTGTTTATCAGTTTAAACGTGATTCAGCTATTGATTCTATTTATGATCTATTGATCGATAGAGATGTACCTACTTCGTCATCTGTTATTCCTGTTAGCGTCAGACTTCGTCAAGCATCATTACCTACAATATTCAAACAGACTCGCCCTCTTCCGCCTTAA
- a CDS encoding major coat protein: MKLIEAADATSIITTVIGYFTQNWPALAILIGFGVGLKLFRSFGNRGLKGRF, from the coding sequence ATGAAGCTTATTGAAGCAGCTGACGCTACTAGCATCATTACGACAGTTATCGGGTACTTTACTCAAAACTGGCCTGCTCTTGCAATTCTGATCGGCTTTGGCGTTGGTCTGAAGTTGTTCCGCAGCTTTGGCAATCGTGGCCTTAAAGGTCGTTTCTAG
- the thrS gene encoding threonine--tRNA ligase — protein sequence MSEEELKSMRHSLAHIMAQAIQHLWPQAKFGVGPAIDNGFYYDIYLDNGTISEADLPKIEEEMRKIVADNYPFERRDVSVEEAIDWAIKGDQTFKMELLNDLKRSGTTVASELAGEKMGSVSDGDSKVETVSLYSQGDYTDLCRGGHVDSTGKVGAFKLTKTAGAYWRGNENNPQMQRIYGVAFATQEELDEYLNRLEIAKQRDHRKLGKELDLYTTSPLVGIGLPLFTPRGTILRDIVARYSNQLRQKFGFEKVWTPHITKKDLYETSGHWAKFGEELFLVKSQETSDEMALKPMNCPHHTQIFASRPRSYRDMPVRYLETTTDYRDEKTGELGGLNRVRSLTQDDSHIFCRTDQIEGEINNLLSAARELYGSINMKLRVRLSYRDESDSYLGDLSLWDSAQNQLKSAVEKVGLDYFEQEGEAAFYGPKIDFMATDAIGREHQVATVQLDFVQPQRFGLEYADADGDFTTPVMIHCALLGSIERFLSVFIEHTGGWFPFWAAPEQVRILTINDTVLEYVDKITTILSDITLMEPVRYNDVRFTIDSRNESLGKKIREATSMKIPVQLIVGPRDMEANEVSVRTQSGEEKISLEQLAEYIKSL from the coding sequence ATGAGTGAAGAAGAACTAAAATCTATGAGACACAGCCTGGCGCATATTATGGCGCAGGCTATTCAGCATTTATGGCCTCAAGCGAAATTCGGCGTGGGTCCAGCTATCGATAATGGTTTTTATTATGATATTTATCTTGACAACGGGACAATTTCTGAAGCTGATCTTCCGAAGATAGAAGAGGAGATGCGAAAGATCGTAGCGGATAATTATCCGTTTGAGAGGCGCGATGTGTCAGTAGAAGAGGCTATTGATTGGGCTATAAAGGGAGATCAGACCTTTAAAATGGAATTGCTGAATGACCTCAAAAGATCCGGTACTACCGTTGCTAGCGAATTAGCTGGAGAAAAAATGGGATCTGTGTCTGATGGCGACAGTAAAGTCGAGACTGTTTCTTTGTATTCTCAGGGTGATTACACTGATTTGTGTAGAGGTGGACATGTGGATAGTACTGGAAAAGTTGGCGCATTTAAACTTACTAAGACGGCTGGAGCATATTGGCGAGGCAATGAGAATAATCCACAAATGCAGCGAATATATGGTGTAGCGTTTGCTACGCAGGAAGAGCTGGATGAATATCTGAATAGATTGGAAATTGCAAAACAGCGAGATCATCGCAAATTAGGCAAGGAGCTTGATCTATATACGACCTCTCCTCTGGTAGGAATTGGCTTACCTTTGTTTACTCCTCGCGGTACGATTTTACGAGACATAGTGGCTCGATATTCGAACCAGCTGAGACAGAAGTTCGGCTTTGAAAAGGTTTGGACTCCTCATATTACGAAAAAGGATCTATATGAAACATCAGGTCATTGGGCTAAGTTTGGAGAAGAGTTATTTTTAGTTAAAAGCCAAGAAACTAGTGATGAGATGGCTCTTAAGCCCATGAATTGTCCGCATCATACGCAAATTTTTGCCTCACGACCGCGAAGTTATCGTGACATGCCAGTAAGATACTTGGAAACGACAACAGATTATCGCGACGAAAAAACTGGCGAGCTGGGCGGATTGAACCGTGTGCGCTCATTAACGCAGGATGATAGTCATATATTTTGTCGTACTGATCAGATTGAAGGCGAGATTAATAATTTGCTATCTGCTGCTCGTGAGTTATATGGCTCAATCAATATGAAGCTCAGGGTTAGATTAAGCTATCGTGACGAGTCTGATTCGTATTTAGGCGACCTTAGTCTATGGGATTCCGCACAGAACCAGTTAAAGTCTGCTGTTGAGAAAGTAGGCTTGGATTATTTTGAACAAGAGGGTGAGGCGGCATTTTATGGTCCAAAGATTGACTTTATGGCAACAGATGCAATCGGCCGTGAACATCAAGTTGCAACTGTGCAGCTAGATTTCGTGCAGCCACAAAGGTTTGGTTTGGAATATGCAGATGCTGATGGCGATTTTACAACACCAGTTATGATTCACTGTGCCTTATTGGGTTCAATTGAGCGATTCTTAAGTGTGTTTATAGAACATACTGGCGGATGGTTTCCGTTTTGGGCGGCTCCAGAACAGGTTCGTATTTTAACGATTAACGACACAGTGTTAGAATATGTTGATAAAATAACAACTATATTATCAGACATTACCCTCATGGAGCCAGTTAGATATAATGATGTAAGATTTACAATAGATTCTAGAAATGAATCATTAGGTAAGAAGATCAGGGAGGCTACCTCTATGAAGATACCTGTTCAACTTATCGTAGGACCAAGGGATATGGAAGCTAACGAGGTTAGTGTTCGCACGCAATCTGGCGAAGAAAAAATATCGTTGGAGCAGCTTGCTGAGTATATAAAATCTTTGTAG
- a CDS encoding tRNA (adenosine(37)-N6)-dimethylallyltransferase — MDRFIKLDNGVDEGRLPLIVIVGPTASGKTSLVIQLAKKYRGEIVCADSRTVYRGMNIGTAKPSLGEQQGVSHWGLDLVDPGDSFSVSQFKDYACRKIKEIRSRGNIPFLVGGTGLYIDSVIFDFQFGAKYSKEKRANLQEMTISELRQYCANHDVVLPENSKNKRYLIRAIERADKKPSGLEAPLNNTVVVGITTDKQLLKRRITDRAKKMFKDGVVEETIGLANNTGWCNEAMTGNVYPIIKKLIEKEIDEDQAIREFIVSDVNLVKRQLTWFRRNPFIEWGDVHSCEQYLSRVLDSK, encoded by the coding sequence TTGGATAGGTTTATAAAATTAGATAACGGCGTTGATGAAGGTCGCCTACCACTAATTGTAATTGTTGGTCCTACTGCTAGTGGCAAAACATCGTTAGTCATACAATTAGCAAAGAAGTATAGAGGAGAGATAGTTTGCGCTGACAGTAGGACTGTCTATCGTGGTATGAATATCGGGACAGCTAAGCCTTCTTTGGGTGAGCAGCAAGGAGTGTCTCATTGGGGTCTTGACTTAGTAGATCCAGGAGATTCTTTCAGTGTATCGCAATTTAAGGACTATGCCTGTCGAAAGATTAAAGAAATCCGAAGTCGGGGAAATATTCCATTTCTTGTTGGTGGAACAGGGTTGTATATTGATTCTGTTATATTTGATTTTCAGTTTGGAGCTAAATACAGCAAAGAAAAGAGAGCCAACTTACAAGAAATGACGATATCTGAACTTCGGCAATACTGTGCTAATCATGATGTAGTATTGCCAGAGAATAGTAAAAATAAAAGATATCTAATTAGGGCTATTGAGCGAGCCGATAAAAAGCCGTCTGGACTGGAGGCTCCATTGAATAATACTGTCGTTGTCGGAATTACTACAGATAAACAACTACTAAAACGGAGGATTACAGATAGAGCAAAAAAAATGTTCAAGGATGGTGTTGTAGAAGAAACAATAGGATTAGCCAATAATACCGGGTGGTGCAATGAGGCTATGACGGGTAATGTTTATCCTATTATTAAGAAATTAATCGAGAAAGAAATAGATGAAGATCAGGCTATTCGGGAGTTTATTGTTAGTGATGTAAACTTAGTGAAACGTCAGTTGACGTGGTTTAGACGAAACCCATTTATTGAATGGGGAGATGTTCATTCGTGTGAACAATATTTATCTCGAGTATTAGATAGTAAGTAA
- a CDS encoding MBL fold metallo-hydrolase, with the protein MFEIEYKGANAVIVTTKKLRVVFDPNLEIVGGKNVSVDNDVEVVTEDRFAVVDSTPRLLFSGPGEYEVGDVSLLGIPARRHIDTADDVKKSTIYKITVGEAKGAVVGNIENKLTDDQLENIGVVDFAILPVGGNGYTLDAMGATSIIRQLDPKVVIPVHYNDTTLHYEFPQDGVDEFVKNLGAPVVEAGPKWKLKKITDLPDNLTVVQISKS; encoded by the coding sequence ATGTTTGAAATAGAGTATAAAGGAGCAAATGCTGTTATTGTTACCACAAAGAAACTTCGTGTGGTATTTGATCCGAATTTAGAGATTGTCGGAGGAAAAAATGTTTCTGTGGATAATGACGTAGAGGTGGTTACAGAGGATCGGTTTGCTGTTGTGGATTCTACACCAAGACTGCTATTTTCTGGTCCAGGTGAATATGAAGTCGGAGACGTCTCATTGCTAGGAATTCCAGCGCGCCGACATATCGACACCGCAGATGATGTTAAAAAATCTACAATATATAAAATTACGGTTGGTGAAGCTAAGGGAGCGGTTGTTGGTAATATTGAGAATAAACTAACTGATGATCAGCTTGAGAATATAGGTGTTGTTGATTTTGCAATATTACCTGTCGGTGGAAATGGATATACATTAGACGCAATGGGGGCAACTTCAATAATTCGTCAATTAGACCCTAAGGTGGTGATTCCAGTGCATTACAATGACACTACTTTGCATTATGAGTTTCCACAGGATGGCGTGGATGAGTTTGTAAAAAACCTAGGAGCTCCAGTTGTTGAGGCTGGTCCAAAATGGAAGTTAAAGAAAATAACGGATCTACCAGATAATTTAACGGTTGTTCAAATATCGAAAAGTTAG
- the rpmB gene encoding 50S ribosomal protein L28 — protein MASRCDLTGKGKQYGNNVSFSLRRTKRVFKPNLQKKTFVVDGQKITMTLSTKAIRTLKKKGILGATADK, from the coding sequence ATGGCATCACGATGTGATTTAACAGGCAAAGGCAAGCAGTATGGCAACAACGTCAGCTTCTCCCTGCGCCGCACTAAGCGCGTTTTCAAACCAAACCTTCAGAAGAAGACTTTTGTTGTTGACGGTCAAAAAATTACCATGACTTTAAGCACAAAAGCTATTCGCACCCTGAAGAAAAAAGGTATTTTGGGCGCAACTGCTGATAAGTAA
- a CDS encoding site-2 protease family protein, with protein sequence MILEIIVVLIVILLSMTIHEAMHAFMGYALGDNTAKEEGRLTLNPIRHIDPVMTILLPLIMVILHAPVFGGAKPVPFNPNRVRFGDWGAALVSLSGPITNLIIAFIVFGVGVFSGVINNTGAVQSTIFGLIISTAVSVNLGFFVFNMLPIPPLDGSRILYAVAPDSIRGVMQKIEQNGILLVMIIVVLFSDVIGQVMSGYIQAILRVFMNIFGV encoded by the coding sequence ATGATTTTAGAAATAATAGTAGTTTTGATTGTTATATTATTGTCTATGACCATTCACGAGGCTATGCACGCTTTTATGGGATATGCATTGGGCGATAATACCGCAAAAGAAGAGGGGAGATTGACGCTTAATCCCATAAGACATATCGATCCTGTAATGACTATTTTGCTTCCTTTGATTATGGTGATACTGCATGCTCCAGTTTTTGGAGGAGCTAAACCTGTTCCATTTAATCCAAATAGAGTCCGTTTTGGCGATTGGGGGGCGGCTCTTGTCTCTCTTTCTGGCCCAATTACTAATTTAATAATCGCCTTTATTGTGTTTGGCGTCGGAGTGTTTAGCGGCGTTATTAATAATACCGGGGCAGTACAGTCTACGATATTTGGACTGATTATTTCTACTGCTGTATCGGTGAACCTGGGCTTTTTTGTTTTTAATATGCTACCAATTCCACCTCTGGACGGGTCTAGAATACTATACGCCGTAGCGCCAGATAGCATCAGGGGCGTTATGCAGAAAATTGAGCAGAACGGCATTCTTCTAGTGATGATTATAGTTGTGCTGTTTTCTGATGTAATTGGGCAGGTTATGTCGGGCTATATTCAGGCAATTTTGCGTGTATTTATGAACATATTTGGTGTATAA
- the rplT gene encoding 50S ribosomal protein L20: MRVKRGVAARAKHKKILKAAEGMQHNRTRSFRLAKQGVIRALQYAYRDRRNKKRDLRGLWITRINAAARQEGTTYGKLIASMKSKNIEIDRKILAELAVNEPKAFAEIVKASL; this comes from the coding sequence ATGCGAGTAAAACGAGGAGTTGCCGCACGCGCTAAGCACAAAAAAATCTTAAAAGCAGCTGAGGGAATGCAGCATAATCGCACCAGAAGTTTTCGTCTTGCAAAACAAGGTGTTATTAGAGCTCTGCAGTACGCCTACCGCGATCGTCGAAACAAGAAGCGCGATCTACGCGGTCTATGGATTACTCGAATCAATGCAGCCGCTCGACAAGAAGGCACAACTTACGGCAAGCTTATAGCTTCTATGAAATCTAAAAACATTGAGATTGATAGAAAAATATTAGCAGAATTGGCAGTTAACGAGCCAAAAGCTTTCGCTGAAATAGTAAAAGCAAGTCTATAA
- the rpmI gene encoding 50S ribosomal protein L35, protein MPKLKTHKGTAKRIKLTSTGKLTRQRAFGGHLLAKKSKSRKRAINTTATVTGSMAKNARRAMGV, encoded by the coding sequence ATGCCAAAGCTAAAGACCCACAAAGGCACTGCGAAGCGTATCAAGCTGACCAGCACCGGAAAATTGACCCGCCAGCGCGCATTTGGCGGCCACTTGTTGGCTAAAAAGTCAAAAAGTCGTAAGCGCGCAATCAACACAACAGCAACAGTAACTGGTTCGATGGCCAAAAACGCCCGTCGAGCAATGGGAGTATAG
- the infC gene encoding translation initiation factor IF-3, whose product MLQKGEPEINKSIRINGAIRARELRIIGPDGEQLGIMSLKEALSKANDMNLDLVEISPGANPPVAKIIDWGKYQYQKMKDQQKNRRQAKSGDLKQMRFGLKIGAGDLEVKLKKIRKFLEGGHKVRIQVVYKGREMAHKEIGYELIDKIMEHLSEDAILEQKPQMAGRNLSVVIRSK is encoded by the coding sequence TTGCTTCAAAAAGGAGAGCCAGAGATTAATAAATCAATCCGTATCAACGGAGCAATCCGTGCAAGAGAACTGCGGATAATTGGTCCTGATGGCGAGCAGCTAGGAATCATGTCCCTTAAAGAGGCTTTAAGTAAGGCCAACGACATGAATCTTGACCTAGTTGAAATATCACCGGGAGCCAATCCGCCAGTTGCTAAAATCATTGACTGGGGTAAATACCAGTACCAAAAAATGAAGGATCAACAGAAGAATCGGCGCCAAGCCAAATCTGGAGACCTAAAGCAGATGCGCTTTGGTCTAAAGATAGGAGCTGGAGACCTAGAGGTTAAGCTGAAGAAGATCCGTAAATTTTTAGAGGGCGGACATAAAGTTCGTATACAAGTGGTCTACAAAGGTCGCGAAATGGCCCATAAAGAGATCGGCTACGAATTGATCGACAAAATCATGGAGCACCTTAGTGAGGATGCAATATTAGAGCAAAAACCTCAGATGGCTGGTCGCAATCTGAGCGTAGTAATAAGGAGTAAATAA